The following nucleotide sequence is from Marinobacter sp. MDS2.
GGCCAATGAGAATAGGCTTGATGATCATTTTAGCTTTGTGGACCCTTTCAGCAGCGTCCCAATCGCTACGGATTATGGGCGCAGACGATGGTTTTCTGCCGTTTTACTATGGTAAAGATCTAAACAAAGGCATTTTTGTTGAGGCGATGAACGAATTTGCCTCGAAGACGGGCATTTCGGCCGAATTTCGTGTGATGGCCCGTAAACGCCAAGCCTGGGCCTTGGAACAAGGGCTTGCCAATGCTGTTTTCGCTAACCCACGATGGATGCCAGCGCCCGAACGAATGCACGCCGTTGGGCCAGTGTTAACCTGGCGTGACCGTGTGTACGCGCAACCCGGCCTGCAGCCAAATTCATTCGATGATCTTCAGGGGCGCATTTGTCTGCGGAAATGGTTTGTCTACAGTGACCAACTAGACCGAAGGATCGGTACCGACCTGGTGCGCCTTAACGCAAACAATGTCCAGCATATGCTTCGCATGTTTCTGCTCAAACGTTGTGATTACGTTGTGATGAATGAAATGGAGTTCCGGTTTCTGGCGCTGCAGGGAAATTTCGATGAAACACTCTACACCACGGACTTGGTAGACGCTGAATGGCCGGTCTATCTTGGTATCCTGAAAACCGAAGCGGCTCTGATTGAAGCTGCTGAAGCTTTCTTCGCGAACCACAAGATCGACGTGGAGGCCATGTTGCCCACACTGCCACCGCCAGATCGGCCCATTTTGATTCAGTTGAACAAGTAGGGTAGTGAATGGATTTCATGTCGGTTGAACTTAACAATAGAGTAAAGCCGACTGAGGCAACGCAGACTAAGGAGGGTCATTTTGGAGTTAGCTAATGTTGTGCCGTGGGGGCGATCGCTAAAGGAATATAGGGCGATGTTTGAGCTATCGAATGATGACTTGAACACGAGAATTCTAGGTTGCGGCGATGGCCCGGCCAGCTTCAATGCTGAGGCGACAGCGCAAGGCTGCGAAGTCATCTCATGTGACCCGGTCTATCAATTCAAAGTTGAGGAAGTGCGTCGCCGAATCGACCAAGTGTACCCGGAAATCATGGCCAAGATGCAACAAGCCGAAGACGGATATATTTGGGACGAGCTCGATAGCGTTGAGCAGCTTGGCCAAGTTCGGATGAACGCTATGTCGAGGTTCCTGTCTGATTTTGATGATGGTTACCGACAAGGGCGTTACGTATCAGCGTCCTTGCCTACGCTGCCATTCGCGGACGCGGAGTTTGATCTGGCACTCTGCTCTCACTTTCTTTTTCTCTACAGTGACCATGTGGACGCGGAAACCCACCTCGCATCAATGCGGGAGTTGTGCAGAGTTGCCTCGGAGGTTCGCGTCTTTCCTGTTGCCTCGCTGGACGGAAAAGCCTCAAAGCACCTGGATTCCGTTATCTCGGCATTATCTGTAGATGGAGTTGCTGTTTCGTTGCAGCCTGTCAGCTATCGTTTTCAAAAAGGCGCCACTGAGATGTTGGTGGCAAAGTCTGCATAACAGCACCCGCGGCGAATTCTTACTACGGACCTATCGGGTATAAGCACAATGACCGTTGCTGGGTTCTGGAGCCGGGGATAAAGCCCGAGAAACGTTGAACCAACAAAAACCGGGAGCCACGGCTCCCGGTTTTTGTCTACGCAAGGCCTATCAGAGCCAAGTCAGACCGGCACTGATGATGACCCCGGTAATGATCAACAGCATCAGGCAGTAGCCCATGATGTCTTTGGCTTTTAGCCCGGCAATGGCCAGAACCGGCAGCGCCCAGAAGGGTTGCAGCAGGTTGGTCCAGGCATCACCCCAGGCTACGGCCATGGCGACTCTGGGAATCTCCACGCCGAGTTCCTGAGCAACTGGCAACATCACCGGCGCTTGCACGGCCCACTGGCCACCACCGGATGGTACGAAGATGTTCACCAGCCCCGCACTGATAAAGCTCCAGAACGGCAGGCTCTCTGCCGTTGCGAAGGAAACAAAGCCTGCAGAAATGCTGGCCGCCAGGCCGGATGCGGTCATCACACCCATGATGCCGGCATAGAAGGGGAACTGGATAACAATACCGGCTCCACCTTTAACACCTTCATTCAGGCTAGCCAGCAAGCGCTTTGGCGTTTGGTGCAGGATGATCGCAATGAACAGGAACATGAAGTTCACGATGTTCAGGTTCAGGCCGCCGTTATCCAGAAAATACTGAAAGATGAAGGCCAGGCCGCTGAAGCCGATTAACCACGCCAGTATCCGGCTGTTCTCCAGATGGTCGGCGGGGCGGTTAATGACCACCGCCGTATCGGGCTCGTCATCCAGCAGTTTGGGGTCCACATAAATGCTGTCGCTCTCTGCCGGCAGCATCAGGCGATTCACCAGCGGTACCACGATGAACAGCGCAACAACGATGGCCAAGTTGAAGAACGCGAAGATGGTTTCGCTGGTATCAATGATGCCGATCGCGCTTGCGCTGAAATGGCCATCAGTGGCGATGGTCAGAGGGATCGAGCCGGCCAGGCCACCGTGCCACACGATGAAGCCGGAGTAAGCACTGGCAACCAGCAGCGGGTAGTGAACCCGGATCTGGCGGGCCAGAGCCTTCGCGAACAGTGCGCCGACCACTAGGCCAAAACCCCAGTTAATCCAGCTTGCCACCAAAGCAACAAAGGTCACCAGAACGATGGCTTGCCCCGGGGTTTTTGCCAGACTGGCAATGCGATTCAGAATTCCGCGAACCAGAGGCGTACTGGCCATCATGAAGCCAGTGACCAGTACCAGCAGCATCTGCATGGAAAACGTCAGCAGGTTCCAGAAGCTGTTGCCCCACATTTCGACAACCGCCATGGGGCCATGGCCTTCGAAGAGGATGGCCGACACAAACGTGAGCAGGGTGAGGATAATCACGAACAGGTAAGGGTCTGGAAGATACCTCTCCACCAGACTTACCATGGGTTTTGATGCGCGCTCTAACATACTGTTCTCCATTGTTATTTTTTTAACTTGCCTATGTTAGCAAGCAACAAGGAGAGCGTATCGTCGACCAAAGGCCAATATCGGAATCGCTGATCTTAAAAGCGGGGCTAAACGCCCCAGTCGCGCGTCGCGAGAGCCTCTGCAATGAACTGATAACCCCGTTGGCTGGGATGGTAACCATCGCTGGCAAGCAGGGAAGGATCTTCGACGGTCGGGTAGTTCAGGTAGCGGAAATCGGCGGGCGTTTGTAGGGCAAGTTCTTGGTAAATTCTGTCTAGCTGTCGTGCTCTCCAGCCCATAACGTGTCGAAGCGGTGACGGCAGCGTGCTGAATTTCTCCATGGGTGGCACGCTGAGCAACGTGATCGGTGCCTGAGAGAGTGGCGCGATTGCGCTGCGTAATGTTTTTAGATGCTGCCGGAATTGCGCTCGAGTGGTGAAGCCGGTGGTATCGTTAACGCCCATACTCAACACGATCGAATCCGCGGGTGGCAGGTTTTCTGAGGCAAGGGTTTGCAGAAGATTGCCGAGGCGAATACCGTTCACGCCGAAGGTTTGCCAGCCAATCGTTTTGCCTGTGCGCTGGTTAAGCCGGAGGGCCAACTGGCTGGCAAGGCCATCGCTGTGGGTGGCAACCCCAACTCCGGCAGCCGTTGATTCACCAATTACCAGCAAGCGAAACTCGGGCGTCCCTTCGCCATACTGGCCGCTCTTTGCTCCGCTTGCTTCTGGCAACCTGGGGGTGACTCGCTGGGCTCGTTTGCCTTGATACAGCAATATCGGAGACAGCAGGGCGGTGGTCAGCCAGAACGGTGCGTGCATGTGGAGTCCTTCTAAACGATGGGAGGAATCATCATAGCGCGAAGCCTGTCGTGAGGGGATAGTCGTTGCCCATACTTGTGAAAGGCTTTGCTGCTGTCGTCGGCGATGTGGTGTAATTCTGGCCTTATCGATAGGGTCTCGGCCCGTATTGGAGACTTGCTGAATGATTGTACGTAATCGCCCGGGCGCCCTCCGATTAATGCTGGCGTGGAAGGGCTCAGTGGTACCTCATATCCTTCCTCACATTCTGCTGGCAGGGCTGTTTGCGGCCGGGGTTACCTGGGTGTCTCGTCATCATTATCTGGATGGCATTGTGGACTACAGCCTTCTGCCGTTCACCATCATGGGCATCGCGCTGTCTATCTTTTTAAGTGTGCGCAACACTGCAACGTACGACCGTTGGTGGGAAGCCCGTAAGCATTGGGGGCATATGGTTTACGAGATTCGTAGTCTGGCGAGGGTCGGCGGTATTTACCTGAACCCGGAAAGGCGCAGAGAACTGCTGATGCGAAGCCTGGCGCACACGCATTTACTGCGAGGGCAACTGCGAAGTGAAGACGTTCGTTTGGAATTACCCTCGTCACTGTCAAAGGAATTAGTAGACGCGGCATTGCGTACGCAGAATCCAGCGGCTTTCATGCTGCAGAAGGCGGGAGAGGTTGTGGCGGAGGCGCTGCAAGCGGGAGATCTGGATTCGATCGGCGCTGCGGCCATAGACCGGCACCTGCATGAGTTGGCGGGTATTCAGGCGGCTTCGGAACGGATTGCTCATACGCCTTTACCGTTCGCCTATACCTTGTTGGCTCACCGCACGGCTTACGTGTATTGCTACATGCTGCCGTTTGGCTTGGTGGGAGTTGCCGGTTGGTTTACGCCGGTGTTCACCGCGATTGTGGCGTATACGTTCTTTGGGTTGGACCGCCTGTCAGAGCAGTTGGAGTTTCCGTTTGGCCGCCACGCGAACGACTTGCCATTGGATGCCATTTGCCGGATACATGAAATCAGCATTGCCGAAGCGCTCGGTGAACCGTCACCCGAGCCGCTGCAGCCGGTCGAGTTTCAGCTGCAATAAAAAAGGCCCCCGGACATTCCGGAGGCCTTTGATTTTCATCAGGGAGTGGGCGGACTATTTTTTCAGCCCCAACTCTTCGATCGACACTTCCCGCATTTTGAATTTCTGGATTTTCCCGGTGACCGTCATCGGGAATTCATCCACAAACTTGTAGTTGCGTGGAATCTTGAAGTGCGCGATTTTGCCCTTGCAGAAGGCCTGGAGGTCGTCGGCACTGACCGGTTCGGCATCGGGCCGGAACTTCACCCAAGCGATCAGCTCTTCACCGTACTTGTCATCGGGAATGCCGGTAACCTGGACTTCCTCGATGGCAGGATGGGTGTAGAAGAACTCTTCGATTTCCTTCGGGTAAATGTTTTCACCGCCTCGAATCACCATGTCCTTGATGCGGCCGACAATCTGAACGTAGCCTTCGTCGTCCATGGTGGCCAAATCGCCGGTGTGCATCCAGCCGTTTTCGTCGATGGCCTCGCGGGTTTTCTCTTCGTTGTTCCAGTACTTCAGCATGACGCTGTAGCCGCGGGTACACAGTTCACCGATTTCGCCCCGCGGTACGACATGACCGTTGCCCGGATCGACAATTTTGGTTTCCAGGTGAGGCTGAGTACGGCCTACCGTCGTGACCTGCTTTTCGAACGGGTCGAGGGAGCTGGTCTGCGTGGACACCGGGCTGGTTTCTGTCATGCCGTAGGCAATCTGAACTTCTTTCATGTTCATTTTGCCGTTGACCTTCTTCATCACCTCGGCCGGGCAGATGGACCCGGCCATAATGCCGGTGCGCAGCGTGGACAGGTCGTAGCTGTCGAAATCCGGCTCTGCCAGCTCGGCGATGAACATGGTGGGCACACCGTAGAGTGCGGTGGCTTTTTCCTGATGTACCGCTTGCAGGACGGTCTTGGGGTCGAATCCTTCGCCCGGGTAAATCATGGCGCTGCCGTGGGTGATGCAGCCAAGGTTGCCCATGACCATGCCGAAGCAGTGATACAGAGGCACCGGGATCACCAAGCGGTCTTTCTCGGTCAGGCGCTGGCTTTCACCCACGAAGTAGCCGTTGTTCAGAATGTTGTGGTGGGTGAGGGTGGCACCTTTGGGATTGCCGGTGGTGCCGGAGGTGAACTGGATGTTGATGGGGTCATCGAACTGAAGTTGGTTCTGGCGCTTTTCCAGGTCTGCTGCCGATGCCTGGCCCGCAAAGCCGAGAAA
It contains:
- a CDS encoding ABC transporter substrate-binding protein, whose protein sequence is MIILALWTLSAASQSLRIMGADDGFLPFYYGKDLNKGIFVEAMNEFASKTGISAEFRVMARKRQAWALEQGLANAVFANPRWMPAPERMHAVGPVLTWRDRVYAQPGLQPNSFDDLQGRICLRKWFVYSDQLDRRIGTDLVRLNANNVQHMLRMFLLKRCDYVVMNEMEFRFLALQGNFDETLYTTDLVDAEWPVYLGILKTEAALIEAAEAFFANHKIDVEAMLPTLPPPDRPILIQLNK
- a CDS encoding class I SAM-dependent methyltransferase; translated protein: MFELSNDDLNTRILGCGDGPASFNAEATAQGCEVISCDPVYQFKVEEVRRRIDQVYPEIMAKMQQAEDGYIWDELDSVEQLGQVRMNAMSRFLSDFDDGYRQGRYVSASLPTLPFADAEFDLALCSHFLFLYSDHVDAETHLASMRELCRVASEVRVFPVASLDGKASKHLDSVISALSVDGVAVSLQPVSYRFQKGATEMLVAKSA
- a CDS encoding short-chain fatty acid transporter, encoding MLERASKPMVSLVERYLPDPYLFVIILTLLTFVSAILFEGHGPMAVVEMWGNSFWNLLTFSMQMLLVLVTGFMMASTPLVRGILNRIASLAKTPGQAIVLVTFVALVASWINWGFGLVVGALFAKALARQIRVHYPLLVASAYSGFIVWHGGLAGSIPLTIATDGHFSASAIGIIDTSETIFAFFNLAIVVALFIVVPLVNRLMLPAESDSIYVDPKLLDDEPDTAVVINRPADHLENSRILAWLIGFSGLAFIFQYFLDNGGLNLNIVNFMFLFIAIILHQTPKRLLASLNEGVKGGAGIVIQFPFYAGIMGVMTASGLAASISAGFVSFATAESLPFWSFISAGLVNIFVPSGGGQWAVQAPVMLPVAQELGVEIPRVAMAVAWGDAWTNLLQPFWALPVLAIAGLKAKDIMGYCLMLLIITGVIISAGLTWL
- a CDS encoding SGNH/GDSL hydrolase family protein; amino-acid sequence: MHAPFWLTTALLSPILLYQGKRAQRVTPRLPEASGAKSGQYGEGTPEFRLLVIGESTAAGVGVATHSDGLASQLALRLNQRTGKTIGWQTFGVNGIRLGNLLQTLASENLPPADSIVLSMGVNDTTGFTTRAQFRQHLKTLRSAIAPLSQAPITLLSVPPMEKFSTLPSPLRHVMGWRARQLDRIYQELALQTPADFRYLNYPTVEDPSLLASDGYHPSQRGYQFIAEALATRDWGV
- a CDS encoding bestrophin family protein, which codes for MIVRNRPGALRLMLAWKGSVVPHILPHILLAGLFAAGVTWVSRHHYLDGIVDYSLLPFTIMGIALSIFLSVRNTATYDRWWEARKHWGHMVYEIRSLARVGGIYLNPERRRELLMRSLAHTHLLRGQLRSEDVRLELPSSLSKELVDAALRTQNPAAFMLQKAGEVVAEALQAGDLDSIGAAAIDRHLHELAGIQAASERIAHTPLPFAYTLLAHRTAYVYCYMLPFGLVGVAGWFTPVFTAIVAYTFFGLDRLSEQLEFPFGRHANDLPLDAICRIHEISIAEALGEPSPEPLQPVEFQLQ
- a CDS encoding AMP-binding protein — protein: MTLPSYTSGVAEKPLLGMTIGDMLDRTAQQYPNNEALVCLHQDIRWTYQEFVDKVNEAARAFLAIGVQKGDRVGIWSPNRYEWTVTQFATAKVGAILVNINPSYGVHELQYALNLAGISVLVTADSFKTSNYREMLYQLAPELKQSEPGKLNAKDVPDLRAVINVHDDKQTGMWTWQEFLGFAGQASAADLEKRQNQLQFDDPINIQFTSGTTGNPKGATLTHHNILNNGYFVGESQRLTEKDRLVIPVPLYHCFGMVMGNLGCITHGSAMIYPGEGFDPKTVLQAVHQEKATALYGVPTMFIAELAEPDFDSYDLSTLRTGIMAGSICPAEVMKKVNGKMNMKEVQIAYGMTETSPVSTQTSSLDPFEKQVTTVGRTQPHLETKIVDPGNGHVVPRGEIGELCTRGYSVMLKYWNNEEKTREAIDENGWMHTGDLATMDDEGYVQIVGRIKDMVIRGGENIYPKEIEEFFYTHPAIEEVQVTGIPDDKYGEELIAWVKFRPDAEPVSADDLQAFCKGKIAHFKIPRNYKFVDEFPMTVTGKIQKFKMREVSIEELGLKK